TCGCCGCATGGCGGGTTACTTCGTATTCCATCGGGTCCAGCTCGGCGCGCCATTCGGCATCGGTCTTGACGATTTTGCTGCTGCTCATGTTTTAAGATTCCAATCTAGGACGAACAGCTGACTTCCAGTCCGCGCGCCCAGTCAGGGGGCAATTCGGCGTACTTTGCGTGTTGCGGCTGTTCGTCAAACGGGTTTTCAAGAATTTCCAGCAGTTTCCTGACTTCCGAGAAGTCCTTATTTTGCGCTTGTTCGATTGCGGTTTGCGCCAAATAGTTTCGTAATACGTATTTGGGGTTGCAGTCATCCATTGCAAGCTTGCGGCTGTCGTCCCGGCTATTTTCCAGTTTCAGGCGCGCCCGGTATTGTAACGCCCAAGCATCGAATGCCGCACGGTCTATGAACAAGTCGCGCAAGGGGGTATCGGCGCCGGCGCCGTCCAGCTGCAGATTGCCCAGGCGGCGGAAAAACAGTGTGAAATCGACATGGCTGGCTTGCATCAGCGCAAACATGGCATCCAGCAATTTATCGTCGTCCGGCTGGTGCGTCGCCAGTCCCAGCTTGGCGTGCAGCAATTCATCCAGTTTCGCCCCATATTGCGCCTGATAACTGCTCAGCGCCGCTTCGGTCGCCTCGACGCTGCCGATTAGCGGCAGCAAGGCCTGGCCCAGCGCAAAGCAGTTCCAGTGGCCGATCTGTGGCTGCTTGTTATAGGCGTAGCGGCCTTGCTGGTCGGTATGGTTGCAGATATGGCTGGGGTCGTAGGCTTCCATGAAGCCGAACGGGCCGTAGTCCAGCGTCAGTCCCAGGATAGACATATTGTCGGTATTCATGACGCCATGCATGAAGCCGACCGCCTGCCATTGCGCCATCAGATGGGCGGTGCGGCGGGTTACTTCGGCCAGCAGCGCTTGATAGGGATTGGCGGCCGCCAGCAATTCCGGATAAAAGCCGGCGATGACATAGTCGGCCAGGGTTTTCAGGGTGTCGTGCTGGTTGTTGTAATACCAGTGCTCGAAGGAACCGAAGCGCACGAAGCTGGGCGCCATGCGTGTCACCACCGCCGTGGTCTCGGGCCGCTCGCGCATCGCCAGCTGGTCGGAGCCGACGATCGCCAGCGCGCGCGAAGTAGGGATGCCAAGCGCGGCCATCGCTTCCGAGCACAGATACTCACGGATCGAAGAGCGCAGCACGGCGCGGCCGTCGCCCATGCGCGAATAGGGCGTTGCGCCGGCGCCCTTGAGCTGCAATTCCATACGCCCGCCGGCGGCCGCCTCGACATCACCCAGCAGGATGGCGCGACCATCGCCCAGTTGGCCAGCCCAGACGCCGAACTGATGGCCGGAGTAGACGGCTGCCAGCGGGGTCGAGTTGGGATGCAGGCGGTTGCCGGCCAGCGCTTCCAGCAACTCCTGGCTGGCCAAAGCCGCTGGCGTCAGTCCGATCAGGCTCGCCGCGGACGCGCTGGCGTCGACCAGGTAGGGCGCCGGCAGCGGCGTTGGCATCAGGCGGGTGTAGAACGACGACGGCAGCTCGGCAAAGGAGTTGGCTATTTTCAGATGGTCGAGGGGATGTGCAGCTGGTGTTTTCAGTTGGGCGGTCATTGGGAGGAAACAGTCCTGATGGTTACGGCTTGGTTGCAAGCGACGTTAATACAGCATTTTAGTTTACGGCGCGGTTGTTTGTGCATGAAGCGGCAGAATGGCCGGCTGATGTAAGCAAATTCGGTTTTGGCCCGCAAGCCCGCTGAGATTTTCCTTGGGCAATTAAATTAGTTGCCATATTGCATTGATAATTGGATAATTAAAATGTGGCTAAATATGAAATTGATTTAGCCGTGGGGGGATATGGTCGTCGTGCTGGCTTGTTCCGCCGGCAGCTACATCAGCAACAAGAAAGCGCCGCAATGAAGCGAATAGGTTTTTATCTGTTATTTGCCGCGATATTTTTATCGGTCGCGCTCGTCAATCCGATAGGTGGTCATATCGGGAACGCCGTTTCGGCCTGTATTTCGACCATTGCTATGTTTTTCCTTGCCAAACAAACCAGGGCTGTCGAGATATTGGTGCTTCTCTTGATTTTCACCGTCCTGTTGCCGACATCGATAGTGATTTTTATCGGATATCACGATTTGCAGGCAGGGTTGATCTCGCTGGTCGGGAACATGACTGCAGGCAGCTTGATCGCTTTACTGCTACCGACTGCCGCCGGTGTTTGCACATGGATCCTGATGAAGTCAATTGTCAGCCAGCTTTGGCAACGTTAACGACAGCCGATCGATAGCCGATGCGGGCAGTTTGAAATGCGCAGAAAAATGTAATTCTGCAGGCTTCCCTACTTTCAATGGAGCGTGTGCGTAAATGGAAGTGCACAAGTGTTCGCAATGCGGGCATGGGTTTGACAGCCCCGAGCCGCCACAACCAAGGGACCTATTGTTCTCCGCAAAAAGGCATTTTTCATTATCGGAGTTTACGCATGTGGGGTGTCCTGAATGCGGCAATAGCGATGTGGCGGCGGCAAGACGATTTTTTGGCTTTCTGGGACCTGCTGGGTTGCAAATCATCATGGGCCTGATCGTGCTCGGTGTCATTGCCGCAACGATATTCAGCATCTAAGCGGAAGCAATTTACCTGAAAATAGACATGGTGAAATTCAATTATTGGCTATTGATGTTATCGGTGGCGGGGAGTTTTCTGGTCCTGATGCCAGCTCATGGAAGAGAGCAGCTGGGAATGCATGCGGAAATGCAGAAAAATGGTGAAAAATATTTCCTCAAATTGAAAATGGAGAATCTGGGCACAGAAGATCTGACGCTCTATCGGGATGGCCTCCCTTGGCTCGATCGCCCTGGCAATTTGTCCCTGAAGGGAATCGCACTCACGGCAAATTTTGAGGAAATGATGGAGCAGGGGCGTATACATCATTTACTGGGCACGATAACGCTGAAGCCGACTGAATTCATTGATGGAAGCATAGCCCTAGATGAGAGATTTGCCGACTTTGACCAAGTCCATGCTAAATCATCGATTGCAATCTTATGGTCATATGCTCCGAGGTCGCCAACCAGCAAGGACTTGAATCGCCATAGCGGTGTCTTTGTTATTCCGATGCCATGACGCCAATGCTATTGACTGAAACGCGACGGCGTGACTGGTCGCAAAGCACTGCCCATCCGATGGGAACAAGCCGTCGCTTCGGCTATTTTTCAGAAAGAAAAAAGGAATGAAATCGGGCGTCTTCGTTCATAAAGGCAATGGTGGACTGGGAATGTGCTCTCCAATTTTGGATAATGCGTCCTCCACCTTGATCACTTACCGAGAACATTCAGGGGAGATCTGTTTCTTTTCAAGTGAACCGGGAGAGCGGGTTCTGAACTCGATACTGCTTAATGGCAGCATTGCTGATAAATCCGGAAATATAATCACCTATGAGAATCCCGCTGACTCCCGCGCTTTTCTTTCGAGAATATCGGCGTTCGGCGGCATCTGTTTTCATCAGACAAATAGTGCTTTCGCATTAGCGGCCCGGGAAATGTCCTAGTACAGGATCGCAGTAGCACGGCAGAAACTCTACGCGAGATATGGCAAAGACTTCCCGGTCCCGGATCGTCCGGTACTGGATCTGATTGTGTATGGGGCAAGGATCGACCTGGATTTGCTGGATTGGATCGGCGCTCATTGCGAACAGTTCTCCCTTTGGAATTCCTATGTGGGCGCCGAACGTCAACCCTTGTTTTTTGGTAAAAATCAGGACAGGCTTTTTAACGACCTCGTTGCAACGTGTTCAGCATTACAGGTGCCGTTTTCGGTTGTCGATGAAATTGGAAAAATGCCGGATTGGTGATCCCTGCGTATACGAAAGCGGTAGACATGAGCCCGAATGAACGGCAGCATTTGCTGGAAACGGCGCAAGCAGAAATTGACAGCGGCAGCTGCAAGGCTGCGGAGAAGATCTTGCGGCCGTTAGTAGCGGAAAAATGGCCAGAAGCATTGTTCTTGTATGCGAGTTTCAGCATTGCAGGGACAGAAACGGAAGAAGGTTTTGAGCGGCGCCATCTGGCGCTCGTGACAGAAGCCGCGCAGTTGGGCCATCCACCAGCCTTATATCTGCTTGGCGTCTATTACGACGTTGGGGATTGCGTAGTAAAGGATCAAAGCGTCGCGTCAGCCTGGTTTAAGAAAGCCGCAGAAGCGGGGTACGCGCGCGCCATGCTGAGTCATGGGCTGGATCTTTTTCATGGCTCTAACAGAATTGTGAAAAACCGGGAAGCGGGATTGGACTTTATCCGGCAAGCTTGTGAGGAGGGCGTCGTTGACGCGCAAAATGCGCTGGAACACTTGAAGACATGATTTTCGAAAAGTAGAAGGTTCCGAAACATGACATATTTCTTTAACAAATCCGCATCCCATGTTTGATTTTATCCGTAACGCGCTGTTGCCAGCCAAGAGAAGTCAGGTTGTCGCCGAAATGCCGATATTTGCCGACGTTGAAACGCTGCCAGCGGAAGTGGTGGTGGATGAAAATATTTCGTTTCAGCTCGCTAGTCAAATCGCGTATCACGAAAAATTCCCCATTTTAGACTGGGACGCTGTGCGGGCCTGGGTCAGCGAAACTGTGCCGCCAGATCTCCAGGCGAAAGCCTGGCTGGCGAGCGAGCGAGCATGGCTGCTGCACTTCAGGGCCGCTCTCGGAACTGGTTTTGCAATACGTGAATCCGAGAACGCCATCCTGTTGTCCTCGCTCGAGAACAACGTAGCCCGCGCCACGCTCGGCTACATGGAGCTCACCCTGAAACGGGTGATCAAGACTCTTGACGGCATCGCGCAGGTGGTGCCGTTGGGGAAGGATATCTTGATAATTTTCGATGACGGCGACAGTTATTACAACTATGTTTCCTGTTGCTACCCTGATGCCGGGGAGTTCGCGTTCAGCGGCGGCATGTACATCAACGGCGGCTGCGGCCATTATGTGACGGTGAAGGAAGACTTGCGCCAGATAGAACCTGTCATCACGCATGAAATGACGCATGGCTGCGTAAGCCATTTGCCGCTGCCGGCGTGGCTGAACGAAGGGTTGGCCGTGAACACCGAGCAGCGTTTCGCACCGCGGGCTGATCGTCGCCGCACGCCGCAAGAGCTGCACCGCAAGCACCTGGCATTCTGGCGCGAAGACACGTTGCAAGAGTTCTGGTCGGGCCAGTCTTTTCTCCGGACCGATGACGGCAATCTTCTGTCCTACGATCTGGCGCGTATCCTAGTGGCGCATATGGCCAAGGACTGGAACGCTTTCAGGGAGTTTGCGCTGGCCGCCGATCTGGCCGATGGCGGCGCGGCGGCGGCACGCGATCATCTTGGGGTCGAACTGGGTGAGCTGGTCTGCACCCTGTTTGCCTGGCAGCCGGAAGCGGCATTTGGTCCGGATCCGCGCGCCTGGGCAAGTGATCCTGAGAGGGGCGCGTTTGACTCTGCGCACCAATTGCAAGCTCAGGCAGCGCTGATATTGTTATCCGGGCCGCTGGATTAAAGCGCCGATTTCTTCGGCGTTGACGCTAAATACTCGCGTGGTCATGCTGTAAAGGCCCGGCTTGCCAAGACCTTGAGGTGATCGCGGACGTCCGGCTCCCAGGACTCGACCAGCAGTGCGAATCCAGCCTGGTCGCCGGCAAACAAAGCCCGCGCCGCTTCGTCGAAATCTGCGCTGTTGCCAGCCATGGCCGACATGAAGCGATAGGCGTATTCCTGGGCGCGGCGCAGCTGGTCGCGCTGCTCGCTGTGCCGCCGCGCTTCCTCTACCAGCTTGCGCAGGGCTACCGAAGCGCCGCCTGACTGGGCGTTGAGCCAGTCCCAGTGGCGCGGCAGCAGGGTGACTTCGCGGCCGATGACGCCCAGTTTGGGACGGCCGGGACCGCGCGCAGGTTCTTGGCTGCCGGAGTTCTCTTTAGGCGTGGCGGCAGGAGTGTCGTTGGCCGCCAGGCGCTGCAGCACTTGCTCTGCGCTGCCGCGGAAATCCACTTCGACCTGCTCGCTGGTGACGTCGTCGAAAATCAGGATGGCGGCGCTGTCGTTGCGGTCTATAAGTTCTTTTGCTTTCAAGGCCACCAGCGCGAGCTGACCTGCGGCGATGCGGTGCGATCCGGCAAAGGCGATTACCGGATTGGTGGGAGTGCTCATGGCGTAATGACTCTCATAAGTTAAGTAAGTGATGCAATATTACCCGGGTTTAATTGCGCGGTCAATATTACCTTGGTAAAAATACTTGCTTATGCAACGCCATCTTCCGACGACGGCCGGATTTCTCAGGCCGCCCTGACTCCGCAGGCTTATCCGGCAATATCGATTACCAGTTTGCCGGCAGCCTGCCGGCTTTTTATCAATGCGTAGGCTGCGTCGACTGAGCTCAGGTTAAAGCGGTGCGGATCCAGCAGCGGCATGATTTTTCCACTCTCGGCCAGCCGCGTCGCCTCGCGCAGGATATCGCCATGCTGCAAACGGCCTTCGCCGCTGAGCAAGGGCAGCAAGGTGAAGACGCCAGAATAGCTGGCCGCCTTGAAGGAGAGCGGAGCCAGTGCATGCGTACCCCAGCCGAGCGAGCTGACCACATGGCCGAAGCGTGCAACGGCGCTGAACGAGGCATCCAGGCTGGCGCCGCCGGCAGTGTCGTAGACCACATCGAAGCCGCGGCCGCCGCTATGGAGGGCGACATATTGCTCAACCGTAGCCTGCTTGTAGTCGATGGCGGTGGCGCCCAGGCGTTCGATGAAGCCGGCTTTGTCGGCGGAGCCGGTGGCAAATACCCGCATGCCGAAGGCCAGCGCTATCTGGATCGCGATATGGCCGACGCCGCCGGCGCCGCCCTGGACCAGCAGATTCTGCCCGCCATGGATGCGGGCCCGGTCCACCAGGCCTTCCCAGGCGGTGATGAAGATCAGCGGCAGGGCTGCGGCTTCGCGCATGTTGAAGTTGGCCGGCTTGAGCGCCAGCAGTTCGGCGTCGACTGCGGCTAACTCAGCCAGCGAGCCTTGCACGCCGCCGACGCCGCCGGTCATGCCATACACTTCGTCGCCATGGCGGAAATTGCTGACGCCGGGCCCGACTGCTTCCACTACGCCGGCCATGTCGATGCCGAGGATCGCCGGCAGCGGATGCCTGGCATGGGCTGCTTCACCGCTGCGTATCTTGAGGTCGAGCGGATTGACGCCGCTGGCCATGATGCGCACCAGCACTTGTCCCGGACCGGGAATGGGACGGGCGATAGTAGTGAGGCGGAATGGCGCGCCGTGGTTTTCCAATACGGTGGCGTGCATTGAGTTTGCCTGAGTCATGATGATTTTCCTTGAAGTTGAGTTGACCGCTTCAAGATATACCTGTGTAATCTGCATGAAAATCAAATGTTTTGCATGATATCCATGCAAAAATGCATGTAATTGTTAGCGCGACGCCATTCGCGATAAATAGATCCACACAGCCGATAAAGGTGCAACAGCATGGAATGGAGTGATCTGCGCATATTCCTGGCGATCGCGCGGGAAGGAACGCTGGGCGCGGCGGCGCGCAAGATAGGGCAGACCCAGCCGACCATGGGCCGGCGCTTGCGGGTCCTGGAGCAGGCGGTCGGCCACCAATTGTTCCAGCGTACAAGCGATGGCTTCATCCTCACCGACGAGGGCGCTGCGGTGCTGAGCCATGCTGAGCGGATGGAAGAGGAGGCGCAAGCCTTCCAGCGGCAGCTGGCCGGTCAGGAGCAGCATCTGGAAGGCATGCTGAGGATTACCGCCTCCGGCTGGTTTGCCGCCCATGTACTGACGCCGGTGCTGGCCGAGTTCGCCGGCAAGCATCCGCGCGTCACGGTTGAAATGCTGACCGATGCGCGCTTCTTCAGCCTGGCGCGGCGCGAGGCCGATCTGGCGTTTCGCATCCTGCCCTTTGACGAACCCGACGTGGTGTCGCGCAAGCTGTTGCACATGCCTTACGGCTTGTATCTTGCGGCCGGCTTGCCGCATCCCGTGGCTGGCGATGGCAAGGGCGCAGCGCTGATCAGCATGGATACGGCCTTTGGCGGCATGCCGGATGCCGCCTGGCTGGAACGAATGCTGCCGAATGCACGCGTGGTATTCCGCAGCAACGACCGCGATGTGCAGGCGCAGATGTGTGCGCGCGGCGCCGGGCTGGCGGTTTTGCCGCGGCCACTGGGGGACCGCCTGCCTGGCGTCAAGCGCGTCGACCTGGGCGAACAGCCGCCCGGCCGCGATACCTGGCTCGGCTATCATCGCGACATGCGGCGCCTGGCGCGGCTGCGCGCCTTGCTCGACATGGTGCTGGCGCAGCTGGCAAACTGAAAATCGGCTATTGGACAAAGCGGTAGAATGCCGGACCTGAGCATTACCTGAGCCTTACATATCGCACAATGGAATTTACCCTCATCACACTGCTGAACGGCCTCAGTTACGGCTTGCTGCTGTTCCTGCTGTCGTCGGGACTGACTTTGATTTTCAGCATGCTGGGGGTGCTGAACTTTGCCCATGCCAGTTTCTATATGCTGGGCGCTTATTTCGCCTATGCCATCAGCATCCAGCTGGGATTCTGGCCGGCGCTGCTGCTGGCGCCGCTGCTGACCGGTTTGCTGGGGGCGTTGGTCGAGCGGATCGGCTTGCGCCATGTGCGGCGCCACGGCCAGGTAGCGGAACTGCTGTTCACTTTCGGTCTGTCCTATGTGATCGTCGAACTGGTGCAGCTGGTGTGGGGTAAATCGGCATTGCCGTACGCGATCCCGGCGCAGCTCGACGGCCCCTTGTTTACCTTGTATTCGACAGCCTTTCCAGCGTATCGCGGTTTCATGATGCTGCTCGCGCTGCTGATATTGCTGGCGGCGAGCTGGCTGCTGAAGCGCTCCCGTGTCGGCTTGCTGATCCAGGCGGCGCTGACCCATCCGCAGATGCTGGAAGCGCTCGGCCACAATGTGCCGCGGCTGTTTACCCTGGTGTTTGCCGCCGGTTGCGCCATGGCCGGCCTGGCCGGCGTGGTCGGCGGCAACGCCTTCGTTACCGAGCCAGGCATGGCAGCGGGGGTGGGCAGCATCATTTTCGTGGTGGTGGTGGTCGGCGGCCTGGGTTCGCTGAAGGGCGCCTTTATTACATCGCTGCTGATCGGCATTCTGCAAACCTATGCGGTGGCGCTCGATGTTTCCCTGTTGAGCGGCCTGGCGCACTGGGGCATCCAGCTGGCGCCCGACGCCGTCGGCTATCCCTTACTGCGGCTGACGCTGGCCCAGGTGGCGCCGGTCTTGCCCTATCTGCTGCTGGTGCTAGTCATGCTGCTGTGCCCGCGCGGCTTGTTCGGGGTGCGGGATTGATGCTTTCTTCCTGGCGCGGCAAATCGGCGTGGCTGGCGTTCGCCTTGATCTTGCTGGCGGCGCCGCTGGCATTCCGCCAAAGCGGCGCGCTCTCGATCTTGTCGCAATGCGGCTGCATGATGCTCCTGGCGCTGTCCTTCAACATGTTGCTGGGGCAGAGCGGCATGCTATCCTTCGGCCATGCTCTGTATGCCGGGCTGGCGGCTTTCGCCAGCGTGCACTTGATGAACCGGCTGGCCGGCAGCAGTCCGGCGGCGCTGTTGCTGGTGCCTTTGGCGGGCGGCGTGGCCGGCATGCTGGCGGGCGCGCTATTTGGCTATATCACTACGCGCCGGGCAGGCACGGCATTGTCGATGATCAGCCTGGCGCTGGTCGAGTTGATTGCCGCCGCGGCGTTGATGTTTCCCGGCTGGTTTGACGGCGAGAGCGGCGTCAGCACCGATCGCGTGCTAGGCGCGCCCCTGCTCGGCATTGATTTTGCCTCGCAGTTGCAGGTGTACTACCTGATCGCATTCTGGCTTTTCCTTTGCACGGCAGCCATGTACGGGCTGACGCAGACGCCGCTGGGGCGCATCGCCAATGCCGTGCGCGACAATCCGCAGCGCGCTGCCTTCATCGGCCACGACCCGCGCCGGGTGCGCTACCTGATGTTCATGCTGTCGGCGTTCTTCGCCGGTGTCGGCGGCGCGCTGACCGCGATCAATTTTGAAATCGTCAGCGCCGAAAACCTCGGCCTGCTGCGCTCCGCGCAAATCCTGCTGTTCACCTTCATTGGCGGCATCGGCTATTTTTTCGGGCCAATGATAGGCGCGCTTGTCGGCGTGCTGTTTTCTTCTTTGCTATCGGCTTATACCCGCGGCTGGCAGCTGTATCTGGGTTTGCTGTTTGTGCTTGTGGTGCTGTTTGCGCCGGGCGGTATCGCTGGTGTCTGGATGAGTTCGCTGGCCGGCTGGCGCCGAATCACAATGCGATTTCTGCTGCGCCTGGCCGGTGCGCTGCTGATGGCCGGCGCCGCCGTGTTCCTGATCGAAATGCTGTACCGGCGCGCGGCGGTCCTATGAGCGGAACAGTAAATCCTGCCATTCTGGAGCTGCGCAATCTGCACAAGCAGTTCGGCGCCACGCGCATCATCAAGGGCGCCGATTTGCAATTGCGGCAAGGGGAAAGGCTGGCCTTGATCGGCCCCAACGGCGCCGGAAAATCGACCTTGTTCAACCTGATATCGGGCGGCATGGCCGCCAGCAGCGGCGAGATTCTGCTGCACGGGCGCGAGATAGGCGGCATGAGTCCGTTCCAGGTCAGTCGGCTGGGCCTGGCGCGCAGCTTCCAGATCACCAGCATTTTCCCGCGCCTGGGTGTGGCGGATAACCTGCGAGCGGCGGTATTGGCCGCGCATGGCCACCGCTATACCTTCTGGCGGCGCCTGTCGGGGATGAAGGAAGTCAATCATCGGATCCAGGAACTGCTGCAGCAATGCGGCTTGCAGGCGAACAGCGCCACACCGGCCGGCGATCTCAGCTACGCCGGCCAGCGCGCGCTGGAAATCGGCATCACGATTGCCGGCGATGCCGATGTGATTTTGCTGGATGAACCGACCGCCGGCATGAACCGCGAGGAGGCTGCCGCCTCCACTGAGCTTATCCAGCGCGTGAGCGCCGGCAAGACCCTGCTGCTGATCGAGCACGACATGGACGTGGTGTTCGGCCTGGTGGACCGCATCGCGGTACTGGTCGACGGCCGCATCATCGCCTGCGATACGCCGGCGGCGATCCGCGCCAATGGCGCTGTGCAGGCGGCGTATCTCGGCAGCCTGGAGGTACAGCAGCCATGAGCGTCTTGCTTGAGATCCGTGGTTTGCATGCTTTTTATGAGAAAAGCCATGTATTGCATGGCGTCGATATCGATGTCGGCGCCGGAGAAATCGTCAGCCTGCTGGGCCGCAACGGCGCCGGCCGCTCCACTACGCTTAAAGCTGCCATGGGCATGTTGCGCTGTAGCGGCTCGGTGCGCTTGGACGGCGTCCAGCTGGCCGGCCTGAAAACATTTCAGATCGCCCGCCAGGGGCTGGCTTATGTGCCGGAAGAGCGGGCCGTATTTCCGACGTTGACGGTGCAGCAGAACCTGCTGCTGGGGCAGCTGCGGCCAGAGCCGGCAGCCTTGGACGAAGTGTGGCGCCTGATGCCGCAGCTGGCCGCGCGCAAGCATGTCGCCGCCGGCCTGCTGTCCGGCGGCGAGCAGCAGATGCTCAGCCTGTGCCGCAGCCTGATGGGCAAGCCGCGGCTGCTCATGGTGGACGAACCGACCGAAGGGCTGGCGCCGGACATGGTGAGGGCGGTGGCGCAGCATTTATCGGCGCTGCGGACGCAGGGCTTGGGTGTATTGCTGGTCGAACAAAAGCTCAGCATCGCGCTGGAAATTTCCGATCGAGTGCTGGTGATGGGACACGGGCGGATTGTGTTCGCCGGGACATCGGCGGAACTGCGCGCCGATCCTGGCGTGCGGCAGAAATGGCTGGAAGTCTAGTGCACGCTTCGCATTACCAATAATCTTCCGTCACAAACTGCCCCGGCACAGCCCGCCGGCAAGGCCGCAAGCCACGCTGGTGCAGGATGTCGCGTGTTTCGGTGATCATTTCCGGATTGCCGCACATCATGATGCGCGATGCTTCCACCGTGATCGCCAGGCCGGCCGCGGCTTCCAGCGCGCCGCTGGTCAGCAGGGCGGTGATGCGTCCGTGCAGATTGCCGGGGGCGGCTGCCGCGTCTCGCGTGGTGGCGCGGATCAGTTGCAGGCGGGCGCCGCCGGCGGCTAGTTCGGGCCGTTGCGGCAAGGATGCCAACAGTTCCTG
The sequence above is a segment of the Collimonas sp. PA-H2 genome. Coding sequences within it:
- a CDS encoding branched-chain amino acid ABC transporter permease; this translates as MLSSWRGKSAWLAFALILLAAPLAFRQSGALSILSQCGCMMLLALSFNMLLGQSGMLSFGHALYAGLAAFASVHLMNRLAGSSPAALLLVPLAGGVAGMLAGALFGYITTRRAGTALSMISLALVELIAAAALMFPGWFDGESGVSTDRVLGAPLLGIDFASQLQVYYLIAFWLFLCTAAMYGLTQTPLGRIANAVRDNPQRAAFIGHDPRRVRYLMFMLSAFFAGVGGALTAINFEIVSAENLGLLRSAQILLFTFIGGIGYFFGPMIGALVGVLFSSLLSAYTRGWQLYLGLLFVLVVLFAPGGIAGVWMSSLAGWRRITMRFLLRLAGALLMAGAAVFLIEMLYRRAAVL
- a CDS encoding branched-chain amino acid ABC transporter permease; amino-acid sequence: MEFTLITLLNGLSYGLLLFLLSSGLTLIFSMLGVLNFAHASFYMLGAYFAYAISIQLGFWPALLLAPLLTGLLGALVERIGLRHVRRHGQVAELLFTFGLSYVIVELVQLVWGKSALPYAIPAQLDGPLFTLYSTAFPAYRGFMMLLALLILLAASWLLKRSRVGLLIQAALTHPQMLEALGHNVPRLFTLVFAAGCAMAGLAGVVGGNAFVTEPGMAAGVGSIIFVVVVVGGLGSLKGAFITSLLIGILQTYAVALDVSLLSGLAHWGIQLAPDAVGYPLLRLTLAQVAPVLPYLLLVLVMLLCPRGLFGVRD
- a CDS encoding ABC transporter ATP-binding protein, which gives rise to MSGTVNPAILELRNLHKQFGATRIIKGADLQLRQGERLALIGPNGAGKSTLFNLISGGMAASSGEILLHGREIGGMSPFQVSRLGLARSFQITSIFPRLGVADNLRAAVLAAHGHRYTFWRRLSGMKEVNHRIQELLQQCGLQANSATPAGDLSYAGQRALEIGITIAGDADVILLDEPTAGMNREEAAASTELIQRVSAGKTLLLIEHDMDVVFGLVDRIAVLVDGRIIACDTPAAIRANGAVQAAYLGSLEVQQP
- a CDS encoding tetratricopeptide repeat protein; this translates as MSPNERQHLLETAQAEIDSGSCKAAEKILRPLVAEKWPEALFLYASFSIAGTETEEGFERRHLALVTEAAQLGHPPALYLLGVYYDVGDCVVKDQSVASAWFKKAAEAGYARAMLSHGLDLFHGSNRIVKNREAGLDFIRQACEEGVVDAQNALEHLKT
- a CDS encoding ABC transporter ATP-binding protein, with the protein product MSVLLEIRGLHAFYEKSHVLHGVDIDVGAGEIVSLLGRNGAGRSTTLKAAMGMLRCSGSVRLDGVQLAGLKTFQIARQGLAYVPEERAVFPTLTVQQNLLLGQLRPEPAALDEVWRLMPQLAARKHVAAGLLSGGEQQMLSLCRSLMGKPRLLMVDEPTEGLAPDMVRAVAQHLSALRTQGLGVLLVEQKLSIALEISDRVLVMGHGRIVFAGTSAELRADPGVRQKWLEV
- a CDS encoding YdiU family protein encodes the protein MTAQLKTPAAHPLDHLKIANSFAELPSSFYTRLMPTPLPAPYLVDASASAASLIGLTPAALASQELLEALAGNRLHPNSTPLAAVYSGHQFGVWAGQLGDGRAILLGDVEAAAGGRMELQLKGAGATPYSRMGDGRAVLRSSIREYLCSEAMAALGIPTSRALAIVGSDQLAMRERPETTAVVTRMAPSFVRFGSFEHWYYNNQHDTLKTLADYVIAGFYPELLAAANPYQALLAEVTRRTAHLMAQWQAVGFMHGVMNTDNMSILGLTLDYGPFGFMEAYDPSHICNHTDQQGRYAYNKQPQIGHWNCFALGQALLPLIGSVEATEAALSSYQAQYGAKLDELLHAKLGLATHQPDDDKLLDAMFALMQASHVDFTLFFRRLGNLQLDGAGADTPLRDLFIDRAAFDAWALQYRARLKLENSRDDSRKLAMDDCNPKYVLRNYLAQTAIEQAQNKDFSEVRKLLEILENPFDEQPQHAKYAELPPDWARGLEVSCSS
- a CDS encoding zinc-dependent alcohol dehydrogenase family protein, coding for MTQANSMHATVLENHGAPFRLTTIARPIPGPGQVLVRIMASGVNPLDLKIRSGEAAHARHPLPAILGIDMAGVVEAVGPGVSNFRHGDEVYGMTGGVGGVQGSLAELAAVDAELLALKPANFNMREAAALPLIFITAWEGLVDRARIHGGQNLLVQGGAGGVGHIAIQIALAFGMRVFATGSADKAGFIERLGATAIDYKQATVEQYVALHSGGRGFDVVYDTAGGASLDASFSAVARFGHVVSSLGWGTHALAPLSFKAASYSGVFTLLPLLSGEGRLQHGDILREATRLAESGKIMPLLDPHRFNLSSVDAAYALIKSRQAAGKLVIDIAG
- a CDS encoding LysR family transcriptional regulator, giving the protein MEWSDLRIFLAIAREGTLGAAARKIGQTQPTMGRRLRVLEQAVGHQLFQRTSDGFILTDEGAAVLSHAERMEEEAQAFQRQLAGQEQHLEGMLRITASGWFAAHVLTPVLAEFAGKHPRVTVEMLTDARFFSLARREADLAFRILPFDEPDVVSRKLLHMPYGLYLAAGLPHPVAGDGKGAALISMDTAFGGMPDAAWLERMLPNARVVFRSNDRDVQAQMCARGAGLAVLPRPLGDRLPGVKRVDLGEQPPGRDTWLGYHRDMRRLARLRALLDMVLAQLAN
- a CDS encoding DUF2239 family protein, which gives rise to MSTPTNPVIAFAGSHRIAAGQLALVALKAKELIDRNDSAAILIFDDVTSEQVEVDFRGSAEQVLQRLAANDTPAATPKENSGSQEPARGPGRPKLGVIGREVTLLPRHWDWLNAQSGGASVALRKLVEEARRHSEQRDQLRRAQEYAYRFMSAMAGNSADFDEAARALFAGDQAGFALLVESWEPDVRDHLKVLASRAFTA